The Nitrososphaerota archaeon genome has a window encoding:
- a CDS encoding ArgE/DapE family deacylase, producing the protein MNIKEKIWKEIDNKKSTIIKLASDLIKIPSENPPGDMSQISSFIIDHLKSYGLKYEIYEIEKGRINIICKLGSLNKPLLMLNGHMDVVPAGDSSRWSFPPYSGEIKNGFILGRGASDMKGGLAGIIATMEFLAESNIDLPGSLVLVIVPDEETGSTYGNEWIMKQKIFNPTACIIAEPTSIDSIDVGQRGALWLRITVKGKPIHGSLSPYLGDNAIMKSFEICKKVLKLTEVKSTPPLDIKETIDFSQTFIEKLIGFKGIGKILISPSVNIGMINGGTKINMVPDKCNIDVDIRLPIGLSVEQVKKELISLLKEYENDIEINVITAMEPNYTSPKENIVKCLYKNIREVTSIEPKIFVQWASSDARFFRYAGIPTIHYGPSIIEGIHGYDEKVKAEDIVIATKVYIGTVIDFFKSNFE; encoded by the coding sequence ATGAATATAAAGGAAAAAATTTGGAAGGAAATAGACAATAAAAAATCAACTATAATTAAACTTGCTTCTGATTTAATAAAAATTCCAAGTGAAAATCCTCCAGGAGATATGAGTCAAATTAGTTCTTTCATAATTGATCATTTAAAATCATATGGTTTAAAATATGAAATTTACGAAATTGAAAAAGGAAGAATAAATATTATTTGTAAATTAGGTTCTTTAAATAAACCATTATTAATGCTTAATGGTCATATGGATGTAGTTCCAGCTGGCGATTCTTCTAGATGGAGTTTTCCACCATATAGTGGAGAAATAAAAAATGGCTTCATTCTTGGACGTGGAGCATCTGATATGAAAGGTGGATTAGCTGGAATAATAGCTACAATGGAATTTTTAGCTGAAAGTAACATAGATCTTCCCGGCTCATTAGTTTTAGTTATTGTTCCAGATGAAGAAACTGGTAGTACTTATGGAAATGAATGGATAATGAAACAAAAAATTTTCAATCCTACAGCCTGCATAATAGCTGAGCCAACAAGTATAGATTCTATTGATGTAGGTCAACGTGGAGCTTTATGGCTTAGAATTACTGTTAAAGGTAAACCTATTCATGGAAGTTTATCTCCATATCTTGGAGATAATGCTATAATGAAATCTTTTGAGATATGTAAAAAAGTTCTTAAACTTACAGAAGTAAAATCTACTCCACCATTAGATATAAAGGAAACAATAGATTTTTCACAAACATTTATTGAAAAATTAATTGGTTTTAAAGGAATTGGTAAAATTCTTATTTCTCCATCAGTAAATATTGGAATGATTAATGGTGGAACAAAAATAAATATGGTTCCAGATAAATGTAATATAGATGTAGATATAAGATTGCCAATAGGCCTTTCTGTAGAACAAGTAAAGAAAGAATTGATTTCACTTTTAAAAGAATATGAAAATGATATTGAAATAAATGTAATTACTGCTATGGAGCCTAATTATACTTCTCCTAAAGAAAATATAGTAAAATGTTTATATAAAAATATTAGAGAAGTAACTTCAATTGAACCAAAGATTTTTGTTCAATGGGCATCAAGTGATGCAAGATTTTTCAGATATGCCGGTATTCCAACTATACATTATGGACCATCAATAATTGAAGGAATTCATGGATATGATGAGAAAGTTAAAGCAGAAGATATAGTAATTGCTACTAAAGTTTATATTGGAACAGTTATAGATTTCTTTAAGAGTAATTTTGAATAA